A genomic stretch from Chelmon rostratus isolate fCheRos1 chromosome 14, fCheRos1.pri, whole genome shotgun sequence includes:
- the slc22a6l gene encoding solute carrier family 22 member 6, giving the protein MPFAELLELVGSTGRFQVVHVVLLCIPVLMMASHNLLQNFVASVPRHYCSAHTNLSQAQLSPEEALLITVPRDQAGKPQRCQRYIYPQWHLLAKNGTYGSGEQEDAQDGLDVELQGCTDGWSYSMTERTSTIISEWDLVCDLRSLKQMGQTVYMGGVLVGALIFGVLSDRYGRRILLLISNLLMAVSGTCVALSNSFSLFCLFRFVCGMALSGLGLNTFSLIVEWIPTRVRTAVGTITGYCYTFGQLMLAVLAYFIRDWRWLTLAVSLPFYVFFLISWWFHESSRWLVLNNKPEEAIKTLKSVAKFNGRGKEGEKIDEKMLHEFMKKEMSGSQGSYSVLDLFRTPTMRSMTASLSAVWLSTSFAYYGLAMDLQKFGVDIYLIQVIFGAVDIPAKVVITVSMSFLGRRPSQCGALILAGIAILSNLLVPQDKQTVRTCLAVMGKGCLAASFNCCFLYSGELFPTIIRQNGMGWVSMMARVGAMVAPMVLLAGDYLPWLPGLIYGVAPIISGVAGIFLPETLGSPLPDTIQDVEDRGSGRRSKMAPKEAISLQDTQANLLKQPA; this is encoded by the exons atgccgtTTGCCGAGCTGCTAGAGCTGGTGGGGAGCACAGGACGCTTCCAGGTCGTGCATGTGGTGCTCCTCTGCATACCTGTCCTGATGATGGCCAGTCACAACCTGCTGCAGAACTTTGTGGCCTCGGTGCCCCGTCACTACTGCAGCGCGCACACAAACCTCTCTCAGGCCCAGCTGAGCCCAGAGGAAGCGCTGCTGATCACGGTGCCGAGGGACCAGGCAGGAAAGCCACAGAGGTGCCAGCGTTACATCTATCCGCAATGGCACCTCCTGGCTAAGAACGGCACCTACGGGTCAGGGGAGCAGGAAGACGCTCAGGATGGTTTGGACGTTGAACTGCAGGGATGCACAGATGGCTGGTCCTATAGCATGACTGAGAGGACCTCCACGATCATATCTGAG TGGGATTTGGTGTGTGACTTACGCTCGTTAAAGCAAATGGGGCAAACTGTCTACATGGGAGGTGTGCTGGTGGGAGCTCTTATCTTTGGAGTTCTTTCAGACAG ATATGGCCGACGCATCCTCCTGCTCATCTCTAACCTGCTGATGGCGGTGTCAGGGACCTGCGTCGCTCTCTCcaactccttctccctcttctgccTGTTCCGGTTTGTTTGTGGCATGGCCCTGTCTGGCCTGGGCCTCAACACCTTCTCGCTCA TTGTGGAGTGGATCCCCACTCGTGTGCGGACAGCTGTGGGGACAATAACAGGTTACTGCTACACATTTGGGCAGCTGATGCTGGCTGTCCTGGCCTACTTCATCCGGGACTGGAGGTGGTTAACCCTGGCTGTGTCTTTGCCCTTCTAcgtcttcttcctcatctcaTG GTGGTTTCATGAATCCTCAAGATGGTTAGTCCTGAATAACAAGCCCGAGGAAGCAATCAAGACCCTTAAAAGTGTGGCCAAATTTAACGGACGCGGCAAAGAGGGTGAAAAAATTGACGAGAAA ATGCTGCACGAGTTCATGAAGAAAGAGATGTCCGGTTCGCAGGGCTCCTACTCTGTCCTGGATCTGTTCCGCACACCCACGATGAGGAGCATGACAGCCTCCCTCAGTGCTGTCTG gttATCAACAAGCTTTGCTTACTATGGCCTTGCTATGGATCTGCAAAAATTTGGGGTGGACATCTACTTAATCCAAGTGATCTTTGGAGCTGTGGACATCCCCGCTAAAGTAGTCATCACTGTGTCAATGAGTTTTTTAGGACGGCGTCCCTCGCAGTGTGGCGCCCTCATCTTGGCCGGGATCGCTATTTTATCCAACCTGTTGGTACCTCAGG ATAAACAGACTGTGCGCACCTGTCTGGCTGTCATGGGTAAAGGTTGTCTCGCTGCCTCCTTCAACTGCTGCTTCCTTTACTCTGGAGAGCTGTTCCCAACCATCATTCG TCAGAATGGCATGGGCTGGGTATCCATGATGGCTCGTGTGGGGGCCATGGTGGCCCCCATGGTGCTTCTCGCAGGGGACTACCTCCCTTGGCTACCAGGTTTAATCTACGGAGTAGCTCCAATCATCAGTGGGGTGGCCGGAATATTTCTCCCAGAAACACTCGGCTCACCCCTCCCTGACACGATACAAGACGTGGAGGACAG GGGATCTGGGAGACGCTCCAAAATGGCACCAAAGGAAGCAATAAGCTTGCAAGACACGCAGGCGAATCTCCTAAAGCAGCCTGCCTGA
- the pygma gene encoding glycogen phosphorylase, muscle form, which produces MSKPLSDHDRKKQISVRGLAGVENVAELKQNFNRHLHFTLVKDRNVATRRDYYFALAHTVRDHLIGRWIRTQQHYYEKDPKRVYYISLEFYMGRTLQNTMVNLALENACDEATYQLGLDMEELEDMEEDAGLGNGGLGRLAACFLDSMASLGLAAYGYGIRYEFGIFNQKIVNGWQVEEADDWLRYGNPWEKARPEYMRPVHFYGRTEHHPDGVKWVDTQVVLALPYDTPIPGYRNNIVNTMRLWSAKAPCEFNLKDFNVGGYIQAVLDRNLAENISRVLYPNDNFFEGKELRLKQEYFVVSATLQDIIRRFKVSKFGSREIVRTDFSKLPDKVAIQLNDTHPAMAIPELMRVLVDEEKLDWEKAWDICVRTCAYTNHTVLPEALERWPVDLFAHLLPRHLEIVYEINRRHLERVAAKYPGDNDRLRRMSLIEEGGQKRINMAHLCIVGSHAVNGVAQIHSDILKATIFKDFYEMEPHKFQNKTNGITPRRWLVMCNPGLAEVIAERIGEDFIRDLDQLRDLCNYVNDDAFIRDVAKVKQENKLKFAVHLEEHYKVKINPNSMFDIQVKRIHEYKRQLLNCLHIITYYNRIKKEPNKQWTPRTVMIGGKAAPGYHTAKMIIRLITAIGEVVNNDPVVGDRLKVIFLENYRVTLAERAIPAADLSEQISTAGTEASGTGNMKFMLNGALTIGTMDGANVEMAEEAGEDNLFIFGMRVDDVDALDKKGYHAEEYYNRLPELKQAIDQIAGGFFSPKQPDLFKEIVNMLMHHDRFKVFADFEDYIKCQEKVNALYKNPKEWTKKVIYNIAGCGKFSSDRTISQYAREIWGMEPTLEKLPAPDDKQ; this is translated from the exons ATGTCTAAACCCTTGTCTGACCACGATAGAAAGAAACAGATTTCCGTGCGCGGCCTCGCCGGCGTTGAAAACGTCGCAGAGCTGAAGCAGAATTTCAACAGACACCTCCACTTTACGCTGGTCAAGGACAGAAACGTGGCCACCAGGAGGGATTACTACTTTGCTCTAGCCCACACTGTGCGGGACCACTTGATTGGCAGGTGGATCAGAACCCAGCAGCACTACTATGAGAAAGACCCCAAA CGTGTTTACTACATCTCCCTCGAGTTCTACATGGGCCGCACCCTCCAAAACACCATGGTGAACCTGGCACTGGAGAACGCCTGCGATGAGGCCACGTACCAG TTGGGTCTGGACATGGAGGAATTGGAGGACATGGAGGAAGATGCTGGTTTGGGAAATGGTGGTCTGGGTCGCCTTGCTG CCTGTTTCCTGGACTCCATGGCTTCGCTGGGTCTGGCTGCCTATGGCTACGGTATTCGCTATGAATTCGGTATCTTCAATCAGAAAATCGTCAACGGCTGGCAG GTTGAGGAGGCTGATGATTGGCTGCGCTATGGCAACCCCTGGGAGAAGGCACGTCCCGAGTACATGCGTCCAGTGCACTTCTACGGAAGGACCGAGCATCACCCCGATGGTGTCAAATGGGTTGACACTCAG GTCGTGCTGGCTCTGCCATACGACACCCCTATCCCCGGCTACAGAAACAACATCGTCAACACAATGAGGCTGTGGTCTGCGAAGGCTCCCTGCGAGTTTAACCTTAAAGACT TCAATGTTGGTGGCTACATTCAGGCTGTTTTGGACAGAAACCTGGCAGAGAACATCTCCCGCGTGCTGTACCCCAACGACAAC TTCTTTGAAGGGAAGGAGCTCCGTCTGAAGCAGGAGTACTTTGTGGTATCTGCCACCCTGCAAGACATCATCCGCCGTTTCAAGGTCTCTAAGTTTGGCTCCAGGGAGATTGTTCGCACAGACTTCAGCAAACTGCCTGACAAG GTTGCGATCCAGCTGAATGACACTCACCCGGCCATGGCTATTCCTGAGCTAATGAGGGTTCTGGTTGATGAAGAGAAGCTTGACTGGGAAAAA GCCTGGGACATCTGCGTGCGCACCTGCGCCTACACCAACCACACCGTCCTCCCTGAAGCTCTGGAGCGCTGGCCAGTCGACCTCTTTGCTCATCTGCTGCCTCGTCACCTAGAAATTGTCTATGAGATCAACCGTCGCCACCTGGAG AGAGTTGCTGCAAAGTATCCCGGTGATAATGATCGTCTGCGTCGCATGTCCCTCATTGAGGAGGGCGGTCAGAAGAGGATCAACATGGCCCATTTGTGCATTGTGGGTTCCCATGCTGTCAACGGAGTGGCCCAGATACACTCTGACATCCTCAAAGCAACTAT TTTCAAGGACTTCTATGAAATGGAGCCACACAAGTTCCAAAACAAGACCAACGGCATCACTCCTCGCCGCTGGCTGGTCATGTGCAACCCTGGGCTGGCTGAGGTCATCGCCGAG AGAATTGGTGAGGACTTCATCCGTGACCTGGACCAGCTGAGGGACCTCTGCAACTACGTGAACGATGACGCTTTCATTCGGGATGTCGCCAAAGTGAAGCAG GAAAACAAGTTGAAGTTCGCTGTGCACTTGGAGGAGCACTACAAGGTGAAGATCAACCCCAACTCCATGTTCGACATTCAAGTCAAGAGAATCCACGAATACAAGAGACAGCTGCTCAACTGTCTGCACATCATCACCTACTACAACC GCATCAAGAAGGAGCCTAACAAGCAGTGGACTCCAAGAACTGTCATGATCGGGGGAAAG GCTGCTCCTGGATACCACACTGCCAAGATGATTATCCGTCTGATCACGGCTATCGGCGAGGTGGTCAACAATGATCCCGTGGTCGGAGACCGCCTCAAAGTCATCTTTTTGGAGAATTACAGAGTCACACTGGCGGAGAGAG CCATCCCCGCAGCTGACCTGTCAGAGCAGATCTCCACGGCTGGCACTGAGGCCTCTGGCACGGGCAACATGAAGTTCATGCTGAACGGAGCTCTAACCATCGGTACCATGGATGGAGCCAACGTTGAGATGGCCGAGGAGGCCGGCGAGGACAACCTCTTCATCTTCGGCATGAGGGTGGATGACGTCGATGCACTTGACAAGAAAGG ATACCACGCCGAAGAGTACTACAACCGCCTGCCGGAGCTGAAACAGGCTATTGACCAGATTGCTGGAGGCTTCTTTAGCCCAAAGCAGCCTGACCTGTTTAAAGAAATTGTCAACATGCTGATGCATCATGACAG ATTTAAGGTCTTTGCTGATTTCGAAGACTATATTAAGTGCCAGGAGAAAGTCAATGCTCTTTACAAG AACCCCAAGGAATGGACCAAGAAGGTGATCTACAACATTGCTGGATGTGGCAAATTCTCCAGCGATCGCACCATTTCCCAGTATGCTCGTGAGATCTGGGGCATGGAGCCCACACTTGAGAAACTGCCTGCCCCTGATGACAAGCAATAA